A region from the Thauera humireducens genome encodes:
- a CDS encoding TonB-dependent receptor domain-containing protein translates to MSRLQTVPTPLMLSLALAFGSAVAYADDTALAPVTVSASALALGSDQMSTPVSVLAGDEVVRRRAATLGETLAGEPGIAASHFGAGASRPIIRGMDGPRVKLLSDGSEIMDASTISPDHAVALEPMLSEQIEVLRGPSALAYGGGALGGVVNVLDKRVPTAVPERGVEGSVELRADSVANGVAGAFEVTAGSGNLAFHAEGLKRDARDYRVGSGWDHSRVDGSYNQTETGSLGMSWVGARGYLGLAYTRQQNEYGLPGHSHEYEACHPHGNHLHCGHHGAEDEHDHDHEHDEHGGTPYVKLDSERWDLRGELLEPFAGFTRARLRASYTDYGHDEIERAEGIDSVGTRFRSKASDARVELEHAPLGGWRGVLGLQTGRRDFRADGDEAYVPPTVTTRHAAFLTEEYTLSDWRFEAGLRHEWQDIDVDSSTQRDRSHRGNSVSLGAVWNFAPQYSLGMTLSRTQRLPTAEELYARGLHMATSTWERGNPKLKAETANNVDLTLRKLAGPTTFSVSVFHNRIDDYIHARTLDAHEDFQLIEYAQRDARFTGIEGAIRQQLDATFGLTLFGDYVRARLEAGDGDRNLPRIPAHRVGLRLDAKWNAWRAEAEVYRVGRQDDVAEFERETPGYNMVNVGLSYSGRYNTTPWQIYVKGNNLGNQLAYAHTSFIKNAAPLEGRNLAVGVRLEF, encoded by the coding sequence ATGTCCAGGCTTCAAACCGTACCCACCCCGCTCATGCTGAGCCTCGCCCTCGCTTTCGGGTCCGCCGTCGCGTACGCGGACGACACCGCGCTTGCCCCGGTCACGGTCTCTGCCAGCGCGCTCGCACTCGGCAGCGATCAGATGAGCACCCCGGTCAGCGTGCTCGCCGGCGACGAAGTCGTGCGCCGTCGTGCCGCCACGCTCGGCGAGACGCTGGCTGGTGAACCCGGCATCGCCGCCAGCCACTTCGGCGCCGGCGCCAGCCGGCCCATCATCCGTGGCATGGACGGGCCGCGCGTTAAGCTGCTGTCGGACGGCAGCGAGATCATGGACGCGTCCACGATCAGCCCCGACCACGCCGTGGCGCTCGAACCGATGCTTAGCGAACAGATCGAGGTGTTGCGCGGCCCGTCCGCGCTGGCCTATGGCGGCGGCGCACTCGGCGGCGTCGTGAACGTGCTCGACAAGCGCGTCCCCACCGCCGTGCCCGAACGCGGGGTCGAAGGCAGCGTGGAACTGCGTGCCGACAGTGTCGCAAACGGCGTCGCCGGCGCGTTCGAAGTCACGGCGGGCAGCGGCAACCTCGCCTTCCATGCCGAAGGGCTCAAGCGCGACGCGCGCGACTACCGTGTCGGCAGCGGCTGGGACCACAGCCGGGTCGACGGCAGCTACAACCAGACCGAGACCGGCAGCCTAGGCATGTCCTGGGTGGGCGCGCGCGGCTATCTCGGCCTCGCCTATACCCGTCAGCAGAACGAATACGGGCTACCCGGGCACAGCCATGAATACGAAGCCTGCCACCCGCACGGCAACCATCTCCACTGCGGCCACCACGGCGCGGAAGACGAGCACGATCACGACCATGAACACGACGAACACGGCGGCACCCCTTACGTGAAGCTCGACAGCGAACGCTGGGACCTGCGCGGCGAACTGCTGGAGCCCTTCGCCGGCTTCACCCGCGCCCGCCTGCGCGCGTCCTACACCGACTACGGCCACGACGAGATCGAGCGGGCCGAGGGGATCGACAGCGTCGGCACCCGTTTCCGCAGCAAGGCCAGCGATGCCCGCGTCGAACTCGAACATGCGCCGCTCGGCGGCTGGCGCGGCGTGCTGGGCCTGCAGACGGGCCGCCGCGACTTCCGCGCCGACGGCGACGAAGCCTACGTGCCCCCCACCGTGACGACCCGGCACGCGGCCTTCCTGACCGAGGAATACACACTGTCCGACTGGCGTTTCGAAGCCGGCCTGCGTCACGAATGGCAGGACATCGACGTTGACAGCAGCACCCAGCGCGACCGCAGCCACCGCGGCAACTCGGTTTCGCTCGGCGCGGTGTGGAACTTCGCCCCGCAGTACAGCCTGGGCATGACGCTGTCGCGCACCCAGCGCCTGCCGACGGCAGAGGAGCTCTACGCACGCGGCCTGCACATGGCGACCAGCACCTGGGAACGCGGCAACCCCAAGCTGAAGGCGGAGACGGCCAACAACGTCGACCTGACGCTGCGCAAGCTCGCCGGACCGACCACCTTCTCCGTCAGCGTGTTCCACAACCGCATCGACGACTACATCCACGCCCGCACGCTCGACGCCCATGAGGACTTCCAGCTCATCGAGTACGCCCAGCGCGACGCCCGCTTCACCGGCATCGAGGGCGCCATCCGCCAGCAGCTCGACGCCACCTTCGGCCTGACGCTCTTCGGCGACTACGTTCGCGCCAGGCTCGAGGCGGGCGACGGCGACCGCAACCTGCCGCGCATCCCGGCGCATCGTGTCGGCCTGCGGCTGGATGCCAAGTGGAATGCCTGGCGTGCCGAGGCCGAGGTCTATCGCGTCGGTCGCCAGGACGACGTCGCCGAGTTCGAGCGCGAAACGCCGGGCTACAACATGGTCAATGTCGGCCTGAGCTACAGCGGCCGCTACAACACGACGCCCTGGCAGATTTACGTCAAGGGCAACAACCTCGGCAACCAGCTGGCCTACGCGCACACCTCGTTCATCAAGAACGCCGCGCCGCTCGAGGGCCGCAACCTTGCGGTCGGCGTGAGGCTCGAATTCTGA
- the gstA gene encoding glutathione transferase GstA, whose translation MKLYYKPGACSLSPHIVLEECGLPYETEAVDLKTKVTAGGADFTRINPKGYVPALLLDGGELLTEGPAIVQYLADRVPEKRLAPPNGTVERYRLQSWLTFIGTELHRSCSPFFNPASGDTWKAAAMANLERRLDYTNGELAGKAYLLGDDFSVADAYLFTVLSWMPFVKIDLSRWSNLTAFQARVAARPAVQAALKAEGLA comes from the coding sequence ATGAAGCTCTACTACAAGCCCGGCGCCTGCTCGCTGTCACCCCACATCGTGCTCGAAGAGTGCGGCCTGCCGTACGAGACCGAAGCGGTCGATCTGAAGACCAAGGTGACGGCCGGCGGCGCCGACTTCACGCGGATCAACCCCAAGGGCTATGTGCCGGCGCTGCTGCTCGACGGCGGCGAACTGCTGACCGAAGGGCCGGCGATCGTGCAGTACCTTGCGGACCGCGTGCCGGAGAAGAGGCTCGCGCCGCCGAACGGCACGGTCGAGCGCTACCGCCTGCAGTCGTGGCTGACCTTCATCGGCACCGAACTGCATCGATCGTGCTCCCCCTTCTTCAACCCCGCTTCGGGTGACACCTGGAAGGCGGCGGCGATGGCCAATCTCGAACGCCGGCTCGATTACACGAACGGCGAACTGGCCGGCAAGGCGTATCTGCTGGGCGACGATTTCAGCGTGGCCGACGCTTACCTGTTCACCGTGCTGAGCTGGATGCCCTTCGTCAAAATCGACCTGTCGCGCTGGTCCAACCTGACTGCCTTCCAGGCGCGCGTTGCCGCCCGCCCGGCGGTGCAGGCCGCACTCAAGGCCGAAGGGCTCGCCTGA
- a CDS encoding hydrogenase maturation protease, which produces MSRAPILVFGWGNPARGDDALGPLFVDAVEAMGLPGVECLTDFQLQVEHALDLEGRSRVLFVDASFGAPEPFGVAPLRARRDDSITTHAMTPQAVLQVYRDLQGEPPPAWLLGMRGERWALGDPLSASARRHLDAALHWARDWLTRPPA; this is translated from the coding sequence ATGAGCCGGGCGCCGATTCTGGTCTTCGGTTGGGGCAATCCGGCGCGCGGGGACGATGCACTGGGGCCGCTGTTCGTCGATGCGGTGGAGGCGATGGGCCTGCCCGGCGTCGAATGCCTGACGGACTTCCAGCTGCAGGTGGAGCATGCGCTGGATCTCGAGGGGCGCAGCCGCGTGCTGTTCGTCGATGCGTCCTTCGGCGCGCCCGAGCCGTTCGGCGTCGCGCCGCTGCGCGCCCGGCGCGACGACAGCATCACCACGCACGCGATGACGCCGCAGGCCGTGCTGCAGGTGTATCGCGACCTGCAGGGCGAGCCGCCGCCCGCCTGGCTGCTGGGCATGCGTGGCGAACGCTGGGCACTGGGTGATCCGTTGTCGGCGTCCGCGCGCAGGCATCTGGACGCCGCGCTGCACTGGGCGCGCGACTGGCTTACACGGCCGCCTGCTTGA
- a CDS encoding Ni/Fe hydrogenase subunit alpha: MSFELETAAVAGENLRRVAIDPVSRVEGHGKVTILLDEHNKVHQVRLHIVEFRGFERFIQGRPYWEVPVMVQRLCGICPVSHHLAASKALDVIVGADRLTPTAEKMRRLMHYGQILQSHALHFFHLSSPDLLFGFDSEVSRRNIVGVAEKYPDIARRGILLRKYGQEVIRHTAGKRVHGTGSVPGGVNKSLTAAERAELLKDVYQMIAWSRDAVKIIKELHEQNPALYDRFGTFPSNFMGMVAPDGSLDLYHGVLRAKDAAGNILFDHVDYQTYDTLITEEVKPWSYMKFPYFTSMGPEQGWYRVGPLARVQNCDSIPTPFAEHERREFVAYAGGKPMHATLGYHWARMIEMLFAAETIKELLHDDALAGSDLVVAGERRHEGVGVIEAPRGTLFHHYQVGDDDLVTMANLIVSTTNNNQAMNSAVREVAKQYLDGKEITEGLLNHIEVAIRAYDPCLSCATHALGKMPLEVTLLDAGGRMLDRKYKS; encoded by the coding sequence ATGAGCTTCGAACTCGAAACCGCCGCCGTTGCCGGCGAGAACCTGCGCCGCGTCGCCATCGACCCCGTGTCCCGCGTGGAGGGCCACGGCAAGGTCACGATCCTGCTCGACGAGCACAACAAGGTGCATCAGGTGCGCCTGCACATCGTCGAGTTCCGCGGCTTCGAGCGTTTCATCCAGGGCCGGCCGTACTGGGAGGTGCCGGTGATGGTGCAGCGCCTGTGCGGCATCTGCCCGGTGTCGCACCACCTGGCGGCGAGCAAGGCGCTCGACGTGATCGTCGGCGCCGACCGCCTGACGCCCACTGCCGAGAAGATGCGCCGTCTGATGCACTACGGCCAGATCCTCCAGTCGCACGCGCTCCACTTCTTCCACCTGTCCTCGCCCGACCTGCTGTTCGGTTTCGACTCGGAAGTCTCCCGGCGCAACATCGTCGGCGTCGCCGAGAAGTATCCCGACATCGCAAGGCGGGGCATCCTGTTGCGCAAGTACGGCCAGGAGGTGATCCGCCACACTGCCGGCAAGCGGGTGCATGGCACCGGCTCGGTGCCGGGCGGGGTGAACAAGTCGTTGACCGCTGCGGAGCGCGCCGAGCTGCTGAAGGACGTCTACCAGATGATCGCGTGGAGCCGCGACGCGGTGAAGATCATCAAGGAACTGCACGAGCAGAACCCGGCGCTGTACGACCGCTTCGGCACCTTCCCGTCCAACTTCATGGGCATGGTCGCACCCGATGGCAGTCTCGACCTTTACCACGGCGTGCTGCGTGCCAAGGACGCCGCCGGGAACATCCTCTTCGACCACGTCGACTACCAGACCTACGACACGCTGATCACCGAGGAGGTGAAGCCCTGGAGCTACATGAAGTTTCCGTACTTCACCTCGATGGGGCCGGAGCAGGGCTGGTACAGGGTCGGCCCGCTCGCCCGCGTGCAGAACTGCGACAGCATCCCGACGCCGTTCGCCGAGCACGAGCGCCGCGAATTCGTCGCCTACGCCGGCGGCAAGCCGATGCATGCCACGCTCGGCTATCACTGGGCGCGCATGATCGAGATGCTGTTTGCCGCGGAGACGATCAAGGAACTGCTGCATGACGATGCCCTCGCGGGCTCGGACCTCGTCGTGGCCGGCGAGCGCCGCCACGAGGGCGTCGGCGTCATCGAGGCGCCGCGCGGCACACTGTTCCACCACTACCAGGTGGGGGACGATGACCTGGTGACGATGGCCAACCTGATCGTGTCGACGACCAACAACAACCAGGCGATGAACAGTGCGGTGCGCGAGGTGGCGAAGCAGTATCTCGACGGCAAGGAGATCACCGAGGGCCTGCTCAACCACATCGAGGTGGCGATCCGCGCCTACGATCCCTGCCTGTCGTGCGCCACGCACGCGCTGGGCAAGATGCCGCTGGAGGTCACGCTGCTCGATGCCGGGGGGCGGATGCTCGACCGCAAGTACAAATCGTGA
- a CDS encoding NADP oxidoreductase → MSSETLDAGMTPRKLKVATVSLAGCFGCHMSFLDIDERILPLLERVEFDRSPITDIKHCGPCDIGLIEGGVCNAENVHVLREFRANCKVLIALGACAVNGGLPAQRNHLELADILQQVYRTGHGLAEGSQIPNDPELPLPLNQVHAVHEVVRIDYFLPGCPPSGDAIWAFLTQLIKGRAPTLGHGLLQYD, encoded by the coding sequence ATGAGCAGCGAAACCCTGGACGCAGGCATGACGCCGCGCAAGCTGAAGGTTGCCACCGTGTCGCTGGCCGGTTGCTTCGGCTGCCACATGTCCTTCCTCGACATCGACGAGCGCATCCTGCCGCTGCTGGAACGGGTTGAGTTCGACCGCTCGCCGATCACCGACATCAAGCACTGCGGTCCCTGCGACATCGGCCTGATCGAAGGCGGCGTGTGCAATGCCGAGAACGTGCATGTGCTGCGCGAGTTTCGCGCCAACTGCAAGGTGCTGATAGCGCTGGGCGCCTGTGCGGTCAATGGCGGCCTGCCGGCGCAGCGTAACCACCTGGAGCTGGCCGACATCCTGCAACAGGTCTATCGCACCGGCCATGGCCTGGCCGAGGGCAGCCAGATCCCCAACGACCCCGAGCTGCCGCTGCCGCTGAACCAGGTCCACGCGGTGCACGAGGTGGTCAGGATCGACTACTTCCTGCCCGGCTGCCCGCCCTCGGGTGATGCGATCTGGGCCTTCCTGACCCAGCTCATCAAGGGCAGGGCGCCCACGCTCGGCCACGGCCTGTTGCAATACGACTGA
- a CDS encoding NAD(P)H-dependent oxidoreductase subunit E, whose amino-acid sequence MWTPSRQEEGVAVTNIESILERHAYEAHRLVQILRETQDALGWLAPETLTCIAHRLQIPRVQVESTANFYSFFHIRPLGEYRILFSDNITDRMLGNQALMQALCEKLWLEPGRVAEDGLVSVDTTSCTGMCDQGPALLANYRAITRLTPARIDEMAHLIRRRVPVGDWPPEWFHVEDNIRRRDVLLDHGLAPGEALAAALDRGPTGLLGEIERSALRGRGGAGFGSDIKWRSCRDAWGDAHYVICNADEGEPGTFKDRVLLSSDFDMVVDGMCIAGFAIGASKGFIYLRGEYRYLLDRLETRLAQRREAGLLGRDILGRGFTFDIEIHLGAGAYICGEESALIESLEGKPGKPRIRPPFPVTHGYLGQPTTVNNVETLALAALIAVRGGEWFRAIGTPASTGTKLLSVSGDVARPGIYEFPFGVSVAEVLEAAGATDTQAVTTAGAAGSCLAVSEFGRRIAFEDVPTGGSIMVFDQSRDMFEAARNFAHFFAHESCGFCTPCRVGTAVNARLMDKLALDRSSPYDLDEMERMHHLMQGASHCGLGNTATIALRDILAKFRPAFDRRLHSPDYEPGFDLDAALSQARRMTGRDDAGAHLTDNRSAHAGGHPSEAKP is encoded by the coding sequence ATGTGGACCCCTTCGAGGCAGGAGGAAGGCGTGGCCGTCACGAACATCGAGTCGATCCTGGAGCGGCATGCGTATGAGGCGCACCGCCTGGTGCAGATCCTGCGCGAGACGCAGGACGCGTTGGGCTGGCTGGCGCCGGAGACGCTGACCTGCATCGCACACCGGCTGCAGATTCCGCGTGTGCAGGTCGAGAGCACCGCGAACTTCTACAGCTTCTTCCACATCCGTCCGCTGGGTGAGTACCGCATCCTGTTCTCGGACAACATCACCGACCGCATGCTGGGCAACCAGGCGTTGATGCAGGCCCTGTGCGAGAAGCTGTGGCTCGAGCCCGGGCGCGTCGCCGAGGACGGCCTGGTCAGCGTGGACACCACGTCCTGCACCGGCATGTGCGACCAGGGGCCGGCGCTGCTTGCCAACTACCGCGCGATCACCCGGCTCACACCGGCGCGCATCGACGAGATGGCACACCTGATCCGCCGCCGCGTGCCGGTGGGCGACTGGCCGCCGGAGTGGTTCCACGTCGAGGACAACATCCGTCGCCGCGACGTGCTGCTCGACCACGGCCTGGCGCCGGGGGAAGCGCTGGCGGCCGCGCTGGATCGCGGTCCTACGGGGCTGCTGGGCGAGATCGAGCGCTCCGCCCTGCGCGGGCGCGGTGGCGCGGGCTTCGGCAGCGACATCAAGTGGCGTTCGTGCCGCGACGCCTGGGGCGACGCACACTACGTGATCTGCAACGCCGACGAGGGTGAGCCCGGCACCTTCAAGGACCGCGTGCTGCTCAGCAGCGACTTCGACATGGTGGTCGACGGCATGTGCATCGCCGGCTTCGCCATCGGCGCGAGCAAGGGCTTCATCTACCTGCGCGGCGAATACCGCTACCTGCTCGACCGGCTCGAGACCCGGCTGGCACAGCGGCGCGAGGCGGGGCTGCTCGGGCGCGATATCCTCGGCCGCGGCTTCACCTTCGACATCGAGATCCACCTTGGCGCCGGCGCCTACATCTGCGGCGAGGAATCGGCGCTGATCGAGTCGCTCGAGGGCAAGCCGGGCAAGCCGCGCATCCGCCCGCCGTTCCCGGTGACCCACGGCTATCTGGGGCAGCCGACCACCGTCAATAACGTCGAGACGCTGGCGCTGGCAGCGCTGATTGCGGTGAGGGGCGGCGAATGGTTCCGCGCCATCGGCACCCCGGCCTCGACCGGCACCAAGCTGCTGTCGGTGTCGGGTGATGTGGCGCGGCCCGGCATCTACGAATTCCCCTTCGGCGTCAGCGTGGCCGAGGTGCTGGAGGCAGCCGGCGCCACCGACACCCAGGCCGTGACCACCGCCGGCGCCGCGGGTTCGTGTCTGGCCGTCAGCGAGTTCGGCCGCCGCATCGCCTTCGAGGACGTGCCCACCGGCGGCTCGATCATGGTGTTCGACCAGTCGCGCGATATGTTCGAGGCCGCGCGCAACTTCGCGCACTTCTTCGCGCACGAGAGCTGCGGCTTCTGCACGCCGTGCCGGGTCGGCACCGCGGTCAATGCGCGGCTGATGGACAAGCTCGCCCTCGATCGCAGCTCGCCCTACGACCTCGACGAGATGGAGAGGATGCACCACCTGATGCAGGGCGCCAGCCATTGCGGTCTGGGCAACACGGCGACGATCGCGTTGCGCGACATCCTCGCCAAGTTCCGCCCGGCCTTCGACCGCCGCCTGCATTCGCCCGACTACGAACCCGGATTCGATCTCGATGCCGCCCTGTCGCAGGCGCGGCGCATGACCGGTCGCGACGACGCGGGCGCGCACCTCACCGACAACCGCAGTGCGCATGCCGGCGGACATCCGAGCGAGGCCAAGCCATGA
- a CDS encoding YcjF family protein, whose amino-acid sequence MQAEQTRAIVAICLMAAFADQHKDDREREHIRRIAESLSANSGVDLMQVYQDVLLGRFSLDAAAAALDSAELRHLAFEFAVGVCDADGVHDARETAFLDRLRTALGLARAEADAFTAQADQLAELPLDVAPAASSATPPAATAAGSGPRHSTMSDAELDRTILNASILNGALELLPQSLASMAIIPLQTRLVYRIGKSYGYELDRGHIKDFLATVGVGLTSQYVEQFGRKLVGGLLGKMLGKAGRTIGSVATGSAFSFASTYALGHVARRYYAGGRSLSGDALKTSFSGLVGEARELQQRYAPQIEERARTLDVGKLMNELRV is encoded by the coding sequence ATGCAAGCCGAACAGACCCGAGCCATCGTCGCCATCTGCCTGATGGCGGCTTTCGCCGACCAGCATAAGGACGATCGCGAGCGCGAGCATATCCGGCGTATTGCCGAATCGCTGAGCGCCAACAGCGGCGTGGACCTGATGCAGGTCTATCAAGATGTGCTGCTCGGCCGCTTCAGTCTCGACGCGGCTGCGGCGGCCCTGGACTCAGCGGAGCTGCGCCATCTCGCGTTCGAGTTCGCGGTGGGCGTGTGCGATGCGGACGGCGTCCACGATGCCCGCGAGACGGCGTTCCTCGACCGCCTGCGGACCGCGCTCGGCCTGGCTCGCGCCGAAGCCGACGCATTCACTGCACAGGCTGACCAGCTGGCCGAACTGCCCCTCGACGTCGCCCCGGCAGCCTCATCGGCCACCCCGCCTGCAGCGACGGCTGCAGGGTCCGGCCCGCGCCACTCGACGATGAGCGACGCCGAACTCGACCGGACGATCCTCAACGCCTCCATCCTCAACGGCGCGCTGGAACTCCTGCCTCAATCGCTGGCTTCGATGGCGATCATCCCGCTGCAGACGCGGCTGGTGTACCGGATCGGCAAGTCCTACGGGTACGAGCTCGACCGCGGTCACATCAAGGATTTCCTCGCCACGGTCGGCGTGGGCCTGACCTCGCAATACGTCGAGCAATTTGGCCGCAAGCTGGTCGGTGGACTGCTCGGCAAGATGCTGGGCAAGGCCGGTCGCACGATCGGCAGCGTTGCCACGGGCTCGGCCTTCTCGTTCGCGAGCACCTACGCGCTCGGTCACGTCGCCCGCCGCTACTACGCGGGCGGACGCTCGTTGAGCGGCGATGCGCTCAAGACCTCGTTCAGCGGGCTGGTCGGCGAGGCGCGCGAACTGCAGCAGCGCTACGCGCCTCAGATCGAGGAACGCGCCCGCACGCTCGACGTCGGCAAGCTGATGAACGAGTTGCGCGTCTGA
- a CDS encoding 2Fe-2S iron-sulfur cluster-binding protein produces MTSSFLLDGEEVPFTPGQTVMQAASAAGKYIPHLCWHPDFAAHGSCKLCTVKIGGGFATACTTRAAAGQDVENGTEELTAKRRTLLQLLFVEGNHFCPSCEKSGSCVLQASAYEVGMLSPHFDHFYPDRAVDASHPDVLLDFNRCIMCELCVRASREVDGKNVFALSGRGAKSHLIVNSESGRLADTDFAATDRAAEVCPVGVILRKRVGFAVPIGQRDYDARPISQRVVEKLADGEQEAG; encoded by the coding sequence ATGACCAGCAGTTTCCTGCTCGACGGCGAGGAAGTCCCCTTCACCCCCGGCCAGACGGTGATGCAGGCGGCCAGCGCCGCGGGCAAGTACATCCCGCACCTGTGCTGGCATCCGGATTTCGCCGCGCATGGCTCGTGCAAGCTGTGCACCGTGAAGATCGGCGGTGGTTTCGCCACCGCCTGTACGACCCGCGCCGCAGCGGGGCAGGACGTGGAGAACGGGACCGAGGAACTCACCGCCAAGCGCCGCACGCTGCTGCAGCTGCTGTTCGTCGAGGGCAATCACTTCTGCCCCTCGTGCGAGAAGAGCGGCAGCTGTGTGCTGCAGGCCAGCGCCTACGAGGTGGGCATGCTGAGTCCGCACTTCGATCACTTCTATCCCGACCGCGCGGTCGATGCCTCGCACCCCGACGTGCTGCTCGATTTCAATCGCTGCATCATGTGCGAGCTGTGCGTGCGCGCCAGCCGCGAGGTGGATGGCAAGAACGTGTTCGCGCTGTCGGGCCGCGGGGCGAAGTCGCATCTCATCGTCAACAGCGAGAGCGGGCGGCTGGCCGACACCGATTTCGCCGCCACGGACCGCGCGGCCGAAGTGTGCCCGGTGGGCGTGATCCTGAGGAAGCGGGTGGGCTTCGCGGTGCCGATCGGGCAGCGCGACTATGACGCCAGGCCGATCAGCCAGAGGGTGGTGGAGAAGCTTGCCGATGGCGAGCAGGAGGCCGGGTGA
- a CDS encoding sensor domain-containing diguanylate cyclase, with translation MSVLSNPSEVAREALRQLALRRVAPTPDNYRKLYHEIAGTRSEDEGASESFLRSLGLRLPRDSAERQRIGREFDQALAAGKLKAAEEALGRYLDGLKTLEPPAWNELIANLLRAWEARQPGWTTARKRESLDRVLNAADPATLHARLQGLLRGWNQGGAEEGGESPGGESRAEATGGAALPAQPARPAGTSTQILRLVGNEHAATLLKLLQATLQDVVPAFLGDHPELADEATQIAQEVGATDDTARLDRIGARLRQLAHRLEMTAADDAEIRSGLLELLRLLLRNIDDLVLDDKWLAGQIEMLREIIDAPPNPRNIDDAGRRLKDLIYKQSQLKHNLVETQRHLRQMLAGFVDQLARFSESTGAYHDRIGSCAQRIAEVNDISAIGPLLDEVMQETRSMQDEAQRSRDELIATREQARLAEERIAKLQEELDEASRQMRHDQLTGTLNRRGLEEVFEKEAARAQRRGSTLSIGLLDIDHFKKLNDTLGHHTGDAALVHLANVVRKHLRPQDVLARFGGEEFLILLPETETDDAYRALIRLQRELTREFFMADQQKIVITFSAGVTPLGTGESFEAAMKRADAAMYQAKQAGRNRVMQAPLKQAAV, from the coding sequence ATGAGCGTCCTCAGCAACCCCTCCGAAGTCGCACGCGAAGCCCTTCGTCAGCTCGCCCTGCGTCGGGTGGCACCGACGCCGGACAACTACCGCAAGCTTTATCACGAGATCGCCGGCACCCGCAGCGAGGACGAAGGGGCGTCGGAATCCTTCCTGCGCTCGCTGGGTCTGCGCCTGCCGCGGGATTCGGCCGAACGCCAACGCATCGGCCGCGAGTTCGACCAGGCACTGGCGGCCGGCAAGCTCAAGGCTGCGGAGGAAGCGCTAGGGCGCTACCTGGACGGGCTGAAGACCCTCGAACCGCCGGCCTGGAACGAGCTGATCGCCAACCTGCTGCGGGCCTGGGAGGCTCGGCAGCCGGGGTGGACCACCGCGCGCAAACGCGAATCGCTCGACCGGGTGCTGAACGCAGCCGATCCCGCCACCCTGCACGCACGCCTGCAAGGACTGCTGCGGGGCTGGAACCAGGGCGGAGCTGAGGAAGGCGGCGAATCCCCGGGCGGCGAGAGTCGTGCAGAGGCGACGGGCGGCGCAGCCCTGCCGGCACAGCCCGCCAGGCCGGCGGGAACGAGTACGCAGATCCTGCGACTGGTCGGTAACGAGCACGCCGCCACCCTGCTGAAGCTGCTGCAGGCCACCTTGCAGGACGTGGTGCCGGCCTTCCTCGGTGATCACCCCGAGCTCGCCGACGAAGCCACGCAGATTGCGCAGGAGGTCGGCGCGACCGACGACACCGCCCGCCTCGACCGCATCGGCGCGCGACTGCGCCAGCTGGCGCACCGGCTCGAGATGACCGCAGCGGACGATGCCGAGATCCGCAGCGGACTGCTGGAACTGCTGCGCCTGCTGCTGCGGAACATCGACGACCTGGTGCTGGACGACAAGTGGCTCGCCGGCCAGATCGAGATGCTGCGCGAGATCATCGATGCGCCACCCAACCCGCGCAACATCGACGATGCTGGTCGCCGCCTCAAGGATCTGATCTACAAGCAGAGTCAGCTCAAGCACAACCTGGTCGAAACCCAGCGGCACCTGCGCCAGATGCTCGCCGGCTTCGTCGACCAGCTTGCCCGCTTCTCCGAAAGCACCGGCGCCTATCACGACCGCATTGGCTCCTGCGCCCAGCGCATCGCGGAGGTCAACGACATTTCGGCCATCGGCCCCCTGCTCGACGAGGTGATGCAGGAAACCCGCAGCATGCAGGATGAAGCGCAACGCTCGCGCGACGAACTGATCGCCACCCGCGAGCAGGCCCGCCTCGCCGAGGAGCGCATCGCCAAGCTGCAGGAAGAACTCGACGAGGCCAGCCGGCAGATGCGGCACGACCAGCTGACCGGCACCCTCAACCGGCGCGGCCTCGAAGAGGTGTTCGAGAAGGAAGCGGCCCGCGCCCAGCGTCGCGGCAGCACGCTATCGATCGGCCTGCTCGACATCGACCATTTCAAGAAGCTCAACGACACGCTCGGCCATCACACGGGTGACGCCGCGCTCGTGCATCTTGCCAACGTCGTGCGCAAGCACCTGCGGCCGCAGGACGTGCTGGCGCGCTTCGGCGGCGAAGAGTTCCTGATCCTGCTGCCCGAGACCGAGACCGACGACGCCTACCGGGCGCTGATCCGCCTGCAGCGCGAACTCACGCGCGAGTTCTTCATGGCCGACCAGCAGAAGATCGTGATCACCTTCAGCGCCGGCGTCACGCCCTTGGGCACAGGCGAATCGTTCGAGGCTGCGATGAAGCGCGCCGATGCGGCGATGTACCAGGCCAAGCAGGCGGGGCGTAACCGGGTGATGCAGGCACCGCTCAAGCAGGCGGCCGTGTAA